DNA from Leptospira harrisiae:
CCATTAAAACTCGCCGTCAAAAGACAAAACCTCGCCGATCTTCCAAAAGATGCGACGGGTTGGATTCTTTTGGATTACGGCGAAATCTGTGTTCATATCATGACAGACGAAATGAGAACCTATTATTCGTTAGATCGTCTTTGGGGTGATGCCACTCCTATTGTTGTATAAGAATCAGAGCTTCTTCCAGATTGTCCTTAGGCAATTCACAAGAAAAATTCCGACAGACATAGAATAAAATTCCAGACCCAGCCCCTCTTCCTTTCAGGAGTTCCAATTCTGGAGCAAGAGACTTTGCCTTCGATTCTTCAATGACAAGCCAAACTAAATTAGGAATTTTTAAGGATGCTAATTTTTTGCGAATTGTCTCCACTTCTGTAGGCTCCTTATCTTTATAAACCACAAGGACTTCCTTTGACGGATATTGGAATTTTTGAAAGGCAGAAATCATTGATGGATAACTAAGTGAATTTTGTGAGAGTTCAGGAAGAAAATAAGAAAAAATAGCATTTGCCTTCGTTTCTAAATGATTTCCTCTATATCCAAAAGAATGCAAAAGATAAAACAAATGTAAGATGGTAGAATTACCTGAAGGTTCTACTCCATCATAACCTTCAATGGTTCTGACGATCAAATCTTCGTTCCCGTGATAGGATTCGTAAAAAGGACCTACTTTGGATTCAAAATTGGAAAAAACATATTCCAAAGATTTTTTTCCTTTTTCGTAAGCAAACATATCTTCATCCAATTGAAAGAGTTTGAAAGAAACCCAAATGAATTCTGTGTAATCGGGTAAGGTTCCAAAGTATTTGGCTTCGGTATCCCGAAACCTTCTACGGACGGATCCATCTTCACTCACTAATCTTTCTATGATAAACTGATAGATTCTTTTAGCATCAGTTAAAAACTCAGGTTCGCCTGACACTTCATATGCTGACAATAGAGCTCGGATCCATAGACAATTCCATGAAGTAAGTACCTTGTCATCCCGAAGTGGACGAATTCTTTTGTTTCTTTGGATGAGTAATTTGTCTTTTGCTTCAGAGAGTTGTTTCAAAAAATCAGGTTTGAATTGGATTCCTTCTGCATAAGGATTTTTTCCCTTCCAATACACATTTAAGATGTTCTGATGTTCAAAATTTCCCTCTTCGGTAACATTCCAAAATCCTTGGATTTCTTCTGACGCCACCAGAGATAAAAATTCGGTTTGGTTCCATATGTAAAATTTTCCCTCTTCTCCTTCGGAATCCGCATCTTCGGCACTAGCAATTCCACCAGATTCTAAGGTCATATCACGCCTGATATAATTGACAATTTCCCTGATTACTTCCAAAAAGAATGGTTCCCCAGTGGCTTTATACAATAAAGAAAGCGCTTCGACATAAAGAGAATTATCATACAACATTTTTTCAAAA
Protein-coding regions in this window:
- a CDS encoding thioredoxin domain-containing protein, with protein sequence MANLSKKPNRLVHEKSPYLLQHAHNPVDWFPWGTEAFEKAKKEDKIILLSIGYSTCHWCHVMERESFEDDSTAEVLNRDFVCIKLDREERPDIDKIYMDALHAMGTQGGWPLNMFLTPTKEPILGGTYFPPENRYGKRSFKEVLRLVSEAWKNQREELVTAASDLTQYLRDNETRPNEGTVPAKDIIDKNFERYLQVYDKVFFGFKTNSVNKFPPSMALSFLTEFYLLKKDPRALEMAFNTAFAMKFGGIYDQVGGGICRYATDHEWLVPHFEKMLYDNSLYVEALSLLYKATGEPFFLEVIREIVNYIRRDMTLESGGIASAEDADSEGEEGKFYIWNQTEFLSLVASEEIQGFWNVTEEGNFEHQNILNVYWKGKNPYAEGIQFKPDFLKQLSEAKDKLLIQRNKRIRPLRDDKVLTSWNCLWIRALLSAYEVSGEPEFLTDAKRIYQFIIERLVSEDGSVRRRFRDTEAKYFGTLPDYTEFIWVSFKLFQLDEDMFAYEKGKKSLEYVFSNFESKVGPFYESYHGNEDLIVRTIEGYDGVEPSGNSTILHLFYLLHSFGYRGNHLETKANAIFSYFLPELSQNSLSYPSMISAFQKFQYPSKEVLVVYKDKEPTEVETIRKKLASLKIPNLVWLVIEESKAKSLAPELELLKGRGAGSGILFYVCRNFSCELPKDNLEEALILIQQ